The proteins below are encoded in one region of Salvelinus fontinalis isolate EN_2023a chromosome 10, ASM2944872v1, whole genome shotgun sequence:
- the LOC129863661 gene encoding uncharacterized protein LOC129863661 codes for MPVHNLHNKASLFSISSKEFCRSSLYFQTLQACWEETYYNKQKKLMVHYLLLQSQGQVPPHVTTEHMSNWLVSQGKKSLRERVWKETLEEGNDLARLAWEVNTCLKMMDIEHEAFCKLRRSMHSTSAADIDPKVHIIVERAVRSILDEQSNEPRSNLLSPSQVVVEVVPRLLLALWLQPEEGHSEHPILISGMAVGMVAAVVEKLSCLLKDPSPHIHFSRAAAFDSVRSILGRISQSFSTDDLQSPFYMNSVCAFVVDEVQSCFQPPAATLPVPPVLAVAVSTTLPADIQADQASSHLEVVNITPNTEADPGSFHLNVVDITPNTEADPASFHLNVVDITTNKEADPASSHLNVVDITTNKEADPASSHLNVVDITTNKETDPASSHLNVVDITTNKEADPASSHLNVVDITTNKEADPASSHLNVVDITPNTEAEPISSHLEVVDVTPEERNLTMAVFATLPADIQAEDVAVVIPDVTPHVTKDVTLDVPCRARKGAVRRLFCRLWRAVCCCACHKDEEEQY; via the exons ATGCCTGTGCATAATCTGCATAACAAAGCGTCATTATTTTCAATATCTTCAAAGGAATTCTGCAGAAGCAGCCTTTATTTTCAGACTCTGCAGGCCTGCTGGGAGGAAACATATTACAATAAACAG AAGAAGCTCATGGTCCACTATCTGCTGCTCCAGAGTCAAGGCCAGGTCCCGCCCCATGTCACCACGGAGCACATGAGCAACTGGCTGGTGTCTCAGGGCAAAAAATCCCTTAGGGAGAG GGTGTGGAAGGAAACCCTGGAGGAGGGAAACGACCTCGCTCGGCTG GCCTGGGAAGTAAACACTTGCCTAAAAATGATGGACATAGAGCACGAGGCTTTCTGCAAGCTCCGCCGCTCCATGCACTCCACCTCGGCAGCTGACAT CGATCCTAAAGTACACATCATCGTGGAGAGAGCTGTGAGGAGCATTCTGGACGAGCAGTCCAATGAGCCCCGTAGCAACCTGCTCAGCCCATctcaggtggtggtggaggtggtgcccAGGCTCCTCCTGGCCCTGTGGCTTCAGCCAGAGGAAGGCCATTCAGAGCACCCAATCCTAATAAGCGGGATGGCCGTGGGCATGGTGGCGGCCGTAGTGGAGAAGCTCTCCTGTTTGTTAAAGGACCCTTCCCCTCACATCCATTTCTCCCGGGCTGCTGCTTTTGACTCTGTGCGGTCGATCCTCGGGAGAATCAGTCAGTCCTTCTCCACGGATGACCTCCAGAGCCCTTTTTATATGAACTCTGTCTGTGCCTTTGTGGTGGACGAGGTGCAGAGCTGCTTCCAGCCCCCTGCAGCCACCCTACCAGTCCCCCCTGTCCTCGCGGTGGCCgtttccaccacactaccagctgACATCCAAGCAG ACCAGGCTTCTTCCCACCTGGAGGTTGTGAACATCACCCCAAACACAGAGGCAGACCCGGGTTCTTTCCACCTGAATGTGGTGGACATCACCCCTAATACAGAGGCAGATCCGGCTTCTTTCCACCTGAATGTGGTGGACATCACCACTAACAAAGAGGCAGATCCGGCTTCTTCCCACCTGAATGTGGTGGACATCACCACTAACAAAGAGGCAGACCCAGCTTCTTCCCACCTGAATGTGGTGGACATCACCACTAACAAAGAGACAGATCCGGCTTCTTCCCACCTGAATGTGGTGGACATCACCACTAACAAAGAGGCAGACCCAGCTTCTTCCCACCTGAATGTGGTGGACATCACCACTAACAAAGAGGCAGACCCAGCTTCTTCCCACCTGAATGTGGTGGACATCACCCCTAATACAGAGGCAGAGCCCATCTCTTCCCACTTGGAGGTTGTGGACGTCACACCTGAAGAAAGGAATCTCACGATGGCCGTCTTCGCCACTCTGCCAGCTGACATCCAAGCAG AGGATGTTGCTGTGGTCATCCCGGATGTCACCCCACATGTCACCAAGGACGTGACACTGGATGTTCCATGCAGAGCTAGGAAAGGGGCAGTCCGGCGATTATTTTGCAGGCTTTGGCGGGCAGTGTGCTGCTGCGCCTGCCACAAGGACGAGGAGGAACAATATTAA
- the LOC129863665 gene encoding uncharacterized protein LOC129863665 translates to MVHYLLLLSQGQVPPHVTTEHMSNWLVSQGKKSLRERVWKETLEEGNDLARLAWEVNTCLKMMDIEHEAFCKLRRSMHSTSAADIDPKVHIIVERAVRSILDEQSNEPRSNLLSPSQVVVEVVPRLLLALWLQPEEGHSEHPILISGMAVGMVAAVVEKLSCMLKDPSPHIPFSRAAAFDSVRSILGRISQSFSTDDLQSPFYMSSVCAFVVDEVQSCFQPPAATLPVPPVLAVAVSTTLPADIQADQASSHLEVVNITPNTEADPASFHLNVVEITPNTVADPASSHLNVVDITTNKEADPASSHLNVVDITTNTELEPISSHLEVVDVTPEERNLTMAVFATLPADIQAEDVAVVILDVTPHVTKDVTLDVPCRARKGAVRRLFCRLWRAVCCCACHKEEEEQY, encoded by the exons ATGGTCCACTATCTGCTGCTTCTGAGTCAAGGCCAGGTCCCGCCCCATGTCACCACGGAGCACATGAGCAACTGGCTGGTGTCTCAGGGCAAAAAATCCCTTAGGGAGAG GGTGTGGAAGGAAACCCTGGAGGAGGGAAACGACCTCGCTCGGCTG GCCTGGGAAGTAAACACTTGCCTAAAAATGATGGACATAGAGCACGAGGCTTTCTGCAAGCTCCGCCGCTCCATGCACTCCACCTCGGCAGCTGACAT CGATCCTAAAGTCCACATCATCGTGGAGAGAGCTGTGAGGAGCATTCTGGACGAGCAGTCCAATGAGCCCCGTAGCAACCTGCTCAGCCCATctcaggtggtggtggaggtggtgcccAGGCTCCTCCTGGCCCTGTGGCTTCAGCCAGAGGAAGGCCATTCAGAGCACCCAATCCTAATAAGCGGGATGGCCGTGGGCATGGTGGCAGCTGTAGTGGAGAAGCTCTCCTGCATGCTAAAGGACCCTTCCCCTCACATCCCTTTCTCCCGGGCTGCTGCTTTTGACTCTGTGCGGTCGATCCTCGGGAGAATCAGTCAGTCCTTCTCCACGGATGACCTCCAGAGCCCTTTTTATATGAGCTCTGTCTGTGCCTTTGTGGTGGACGAGGTGCAGAGCTGCTTCCAGCCCCCTGCAGCCACCCTACCAGTCCCCCCTGTCCTCGCGGTGGCCgtttccaccacactaccagctgACATCCAAGCAG ACCAGGCTTCTTCCCACCTGGAGGTTGTGAACATCACCCCAAACACAGAGGCAGACCCAGCTTCTTTCCACCTGAATGTTGTGGAAATCACCCCTAATACAGTGGCAGATCCGGCTTCTTCCCACCTGAATGTGGTGGACATCACCACTAACAAAGAGGCAGATCCGGCATCTTCCCACCTGAATGTGGTGGACATCACCACTAATACAGAGCTTGAGCCCATCTCTTCCCACTTGGAGGTTGTGGACGTCACACCTGAAGAAAGGAATCTCACGATGGCCGTCTTCGCCACTCTGCCAGCTGACATCCAAGCAG AGGATGTTGCTGTGGTCATCCTGGATGTCACCCCACATGTCACCAAGGACGTGACACTGGATGTTCCATGCAGAGCTAGGAAAGGGGCAGTCCGGCGATTATTTTGCAGGCTTTGGAGGGCAGTATGCTGCTGCGCCTGCCACAAGGAAGAGGAGGAACAATATTAA